A window of Fictibacillus halophilus contains these coding sequences:
- the atpA gene encoding F0F1 ATP synthase subunit alpha, giving the protein MSIKAEEISALIKKQIENYQSEIEVNDVGTVIQVGDGIARAHGLDNVMAGELVEFSNGVMGMAQNLEENNVGIIILGPYQEIREGDEVKRTGRIMEVPVGEELLGRVVNPLGQPIDGKGPIATTKTRPIEQKAPGVMARKSVHEPLQTGIKAIDALVPIGRGQRELIIGDRQTGKTAVAIDTILNQKDQDMICIYVAIGQKESTVAGVVETLRSHGALDYTIVVSASASQPAPMLFLAPYAGVSMAEEFMWAGKHVLIIYDDLSKQAAAYRELSLLLRRPPGREAYPGDVFYLHSRLLERAAKLNDELGGGSITALPFIETQASDVSAYIPTNVISITDGQIFLQSDLFFSGVRPAINAGISVSRVGGAAQIKAMSKVSGTLRLDLASYRELEAFAQFGSDLDKATQAKLNRGARTVEVLKQGLHKPLKVEHQVAILYALTRGYIDDVAVEDVNRFEEALYAHMEANSKDVLDAIKTTGKLPEGDSLDEAIKAFKKTFA; this is encoded by the coding sequence ATGAGCATTAAAGCTGAAGAAATCAGTGCTTTAATTAAAAAACAGATTGAAAACTATCAATCTGAGATCGAAGTTAATGATGTGGGTACAGTTATCCAGGTCGGTGACGGTATTGCCCGTGCCCATGGATTAGATAACGTTATGGCTGGTGAGCTAGTTGAATTTTCTAACGGTGTAATGGGTATGGCCCAAAACCTTGAAGAAAACAACGTAGGTATCATCATTCTTGGGCCTTACCAAGAAATTCGTGAAGGTGACGAAGTAAAACGTACAGGGCGTATCATGGAAGTTCCTGTAGGTGAAGAGCTTCTTGGCCGTGTAGTTAACCCTCTTGGACAGCCTATCGATGGCAAAGGTCCAATTGCTACTACAAAAACACGTCCTATCGAGCAAAAAGCTCCAGGCGTAATGGCTCGTAAATCCGTACATGAGCCGCTTCAAACAGGTATTAAAGCGATTGACGCACTTGTGCCAATCGGACGCGGACAACGTGAGCTTATCATCGGTGACCGTCAAACAGGTAAAACAGCTGTAGCGATCGACACGATCCTTAACCAAAAGGATCAAGATATGATCTGTATCTATGTAGCGATCGGTCAAAAAGAATCAACAGTTGCGGGCGTAGTAGAAACACTTCGTTCACACGGAGCGCTTGATTACACGATCGTTGTATCAGCATCTGCTTCTCAACCTGCACCAATGTTGTTCCTAGCTCCTTATGCTGGGGTATCTATGGCTGAAGAATTCATGTGGGCTGGCAAGCACGTATTGATCATCTATGATGATCTTTCTAAGCAAGCTGCTGCATACCGTGAGCTTTCCTTGCTACTTCGTCGTCCTCCAGGCCGCGAAGCTTACCCAGGGGACGTATTCTACCTTCACTCTCGCTTGTTAGAGCGTGCAGCGAAGTTGAATGACGAGCTAGGTGGCGGATCCATCACAGCGCTTCCGTTCATTGAAACGCAAGCATCTGACGTATCTGCTTATATTCCAACAAACGTTATCTCTATCACAGACGGACAGATATTCTTACAATCTGACTTGTTCTTCTCCGGAGTTCGTCCGGCGATCAACGCAGGTATCTCCGTTTCTCGTGTAGGGGGAGCAGCTCAGATCAAAGCGATGAGCAAAGTATCTGGTACACTTCGTCTAGATCTTGCTTCATACCGTGAACTAGAAGCATTCGCTCAGTTCGGATCTGACCTTGATAAAGCGACTCAAGCTAAACTAAACCGTGGTGCACGTACAGTTGAAGTACTTAAGCAAGGACTTCACAAGCCACTAAAAGTTGAGCACCAAGTTGCCATCCTTTATGCATTGACTCGTGGTTACATCGATGATGTAGCTGTTGAAGATGTAAACCGCTTTGAAGAAGCGCTTTACGCTCACATGGAAGCAAACTCTAAAGACGTTCTTGATGCAATCAAAACGACTGGTAAACTTCCTGAAGGTGACAGCCTAGACGAAGCGATCAAAGCATTCAAAAAGACATTCGCGTAA
- a CDS encoding F0F1 ATP synthase subunit delta yields MSKDQAIVAKRYALALFEVVGVTKLEDTVSELRLVKNVLELNKELQKVLSHPKVSKDQKKALIKESVGAELSTAVMNTIYLMVDRNRYTYITEMAAQFIELANEAQGIADANVYSVRPLSDSEIQKLEQTFAARVGKRALRINNIVDSSLVGGIKIRIGNRIFDGSISGKLNRMERQLASNGS; encoded by the coding sequence ATGAGCAAAGATCAAGCAATCGTAGCAAAACGTTATGCATTAGCACTATTTGAAGTAGTTGGTGTTACGAAACTTGAAGATACAGTTTCAGAATTGCGTCTTGTGAAGAACGTACTGGAGCTTAACAAAGAGCTTCAAAAAGTTCTATCACATCCAAAAGTATCAAAAGATCAAAAGAAAGCTTTGATCAAAGAGAGCGTTGGAGCTGAACTTTCTACGGCTGTAATGAACACGATCTATCTGATGGTAGACCGCAACCGTTACACATACATCACAGAGATGGCAGCGCAGTTCATTGAATTAGCAAATGAAGCACAAGGCATTGCCGACGCAAATGTATATTCTGTACGTCCTTTATCAGACTCAGAGATACAGAAGTTGGAGCAAACGTTTGCTGCCCGAGTCGGCAAAAGAGCGTTGCGCATTAATAATATTGTAGATTCTTCTCTTGTTGGAGGAATTAAGATCCGCATTGGCAACCGTATTTTTGACGGAAGCATCAGCGGAAAGTTGAATCGAATGGAACGTCAATTAGCTTCTAACGGAAGCTGA
- the atpF gene encoding F0F1 ATP synthase subunit B: MQNLILGAAAGGGLNTGDILYQLAAFLILLVLLRKFAWGPLMGIMKERQSHINSEIDAAEKSRQEAKSYLETQVAELKKAKEEAKSIIDNAKKQGEAQGEAIIKASRDEAERVKEAALAEIASEKEKAVATLRQEVAALSVKIASKVIAKELDESSQEKLINEYLQEVGESR, encoded by the coding sequence GTGCAAAACTTAATTCTAGGTGCTGCTGCAGGTGGAGGCCTGAACACAGGCGATATCCTTTACCAATTAGCTGCATTTTTAATCCTACTAGTATTATTGCGTAAATTCGCATGGGGCCCGTTAATGGGAATCATGAAGGAGCGCCAATCACATATCAACAGCGAAATTGATGCGGCTGAAAAATCCCGTCAAGAAGCTAAGAGCTATCTTGAGACTCAAGTTGCTGAGTTAAAGAAAGCGAAAGAAGAAGCAAAGTCTATTATCGACAATGCTAAAAAGCAAGGCGAAGCACAAGGTGAAGCAATCATTAAAGCATCTCGTGATGAAGCTGAGCGTGTAAAAGAAGCTGCATTAGCTGAGATCGCTTCTGAAAAAGAAAAAGCAGTTGCTACACTTCGTCAAGAAGTTGCTGCTCTATCCGTTAAGATCGCTTCTAAAGTTATTGCAAAAGAACTTGATGAGAGCTCTCAGGAGAAGCTTATTAACGAATACCTTCAAGAGGTAGGCGAGTCTCGATGA
- the atpE gene encoding F0F1 ATP synthase subunit C → MNLIAAAIAVGLAALGAGIGNGLIVGRTVEGIARQPELRGTLQTTMFIGVALVEALPIIGVVIAFIALGS, encoded by the coding sequence ATGAATCTTATTGCAGCTGCAATCGCGGTAGGTCTAGCGGCACTTGGTGCTGGTATTGGTAACGGTTTGATCGTAGGACGTACAGTTGAGGGGATCGCTCGTCAACCAGAACTACGTGGTACTCTTCAAACAACAATGTTCATCGGGGTTGCATTAGTTGAGGCACTTCCAATCATCGGTGTGGTTATCGCGTTCATCGCGCTTGGTTCTTAA
- the atpB gene encoding F0F1 ATP synthase subunit A: MEHGAVTADFLGLTFNLSNVLMITVSSVIVFLIAVLATRTLSMRPGGMQNFLEWVVDFVKGIINSTMDWHTGGRFLALGLTLIMYIFVANMLGLPFAVVVDHNLWWKSPTADPTITLTLAVMVVALSHYYGVRMKGVKEYGAEFFKPMKFLFPLKIIEEFANTLTLGLRLYGNIFAGEMLLGLLVGLTKMGIFAGVLGIFPLIVWQGFSVFVGAIQAFIFTMLTMVYLAHKVSHDH; this comes from the coding sequence GTGGAACATGGTGCAGTTACAGCTGATTTTCTAGGTTTGACTTTTAATCTGTCAAACGTACTAATGATCACAGTTTCATCCGTTATTGTTTTCCTTATTGCGGTACTCGCTACTCGAACCCTGTCAATGCGACCAGGAGGAATGCAAAACTTCCTTGAATGGGTAGTCGATTTCGTAAAAGGAATCATCAACAGCACAATGGATTGGCATACGGGCGGACGCTTTTTAGCTTTAGGACTTACATTAATCATGTATATTTTCGTTGCCAACATGCTGGGATTACCTTTTGCAGTAGTAGTCGACCATAATCTATGGTGGAAATCCCCTACTGCAGACCCAACTATTACTTTGACTCTAGCAGTTATGGTAGTGGCGCTATCACATTATTACGGTGTGAGAATGAAAGGTGTCAAGGAATATGGAGCTGAATTCTTCAAGCCGATGAAGTTCTTGTTCCCACTAAAGATTATTGAAGAGTTTGCGAACACATTAACGCTTGGTCTTCGTCTTTACGGTAACATTTTCGCAGGTGAGATGCTTTTAGGTCTATTGGTAGGTTTGACTAAGATGGGTATTTTTGCTGGCGTACTTGGAATCTTCCCACTAATCGTGTGGCAAGGCTTCTCAGTATTCGTTGGTGCAATCCAAGCATTTATCTTCACGATGCTAACAATGGTTTACTTGGCACATAAAGTAAGTCACGATCACTAA
- a CDS encoding ATP synthase subunit I, with protein sequence MNEYKSVFFKYIKYTLYLLSLFFVGYAVTPYKAIFLGLALGTAFSLYNLWSMYSKIDRMGQAVIQQKRVKTLGSLSRLLFAGLAVLIAMKYPEHFHLLSVVVGLMSVYIIMLIDSLTQVTRTPKEKR encoded by the coding sequence ATGAATGAGTACAAATCGGTGTTTTTCAAATACATAAAGTACACATTATATCTTCTCTCTCTTTTTTTCGTCGGTTATGCTGTTACTCCTTACAAAGCTATCTTTTTAGGACTAGCTCTAGGAACTGCTTTTAGCCTCTATAATCTTTGGAGCATGTATTCGAAGATTGACCGCATGGGACAAGCAGTGATTCAGCAGAAAAGAGTGAAAACACTCGGTTCACTTTCAAGGCTCCTCTTTGCAGGGTTAGCGGTGCTCATCGCGATGAAATACCCGGAACATTTTCATTTATTAAGTGTGGTAGTGGGATTGATGTCAGTCTACATTATCATGTTAATAGATTCACTAACTCAAGTTACACGTACTCCAAAGGAAAAGAGGTGA
- a CDS encoding AtpZ/AtpI family protein, which translates to MSNGKRPYKAMALMSGILSQLVGCILVGLFGGKWLDEKVGNEFPIFLIIGLFLGLGTGVYGMIRLISKFSGDGQ; encoded by the coding sequence ATGAGCAACGGGAAACGCCCTTATAAAGCGATGGCTTTAATGTCTGGCATTCTTTCTCAGCTTGTTGGATGTATCTTAGTTGGACTTTTTGGAGGGAAATGGCTGGACGAGAAAGTCGGCAATGAATTTCCAATCTTCCTTATCATCGGGTTGTTTCTAGGTCTTGGAACAGGTGTTTACGGGATGATCCGCTTAATATCGAAGTTTTCAGGGGACGGGCAATGA
- a CDS encoding DUF3889 domain-containing protein, producing MKQKIFIFFALIGILVAGGCMNNDKKPTEESTDMRDNVENDRTKPLNVQYNDQTPTDRTTVDYSKWGKMALAETKKKYPNSDVSDYQYDTRRVSPDGTISDFFDFTVNEDGKKRLVKVGVMHTDEKLIDMKVEELN from the coding sequence ATGAAACAAAAAATATTTATTTTCTTTGCGTTAATTGGAATTTTGGTAGCTGGCGGCTGCATGAACAATGACAAAAAGCCCACGGAAGAATCTACAGACATGAGAGATAACGTGGAAAACGATCGTACAAAGCCATTGAACGTTCAGTATAACGACCAGACCCCTACTGATCGAACGACAGTAGATTACAGCAAATGGGGGAAGATGGCTCTAGCCGAAACGAAAAAGAAATATCCGAACAGTGATGTGAGTGATTATCAATATGACACACGACGTGTAAGCCCGGATGGTACTATCTCAGATTTTTTTGATTTCACGGTTAACGAGGACGGAAAGAAACGTCTCGTTAAAGTCGGCGTGATGCATACGGATGAGAAGCTTATAGATATGAAGGTTGAAGAGTTAAATTGA
- the upp gene encoding uracil phosphoribosyltransferase: MSEVYVLDHPLIQHKLTYIRDERTGTKEFRELVDEVAGLMAFEITRDLPLQEVTVKTPVAEATMKTIAGKKLGLVPILRAGLGMVDGILKLIPAAKVGHVGLYRDPETLTPIEYYVKLPSDVEERDFIVIDPMLATGGSAAAAIESIKKRGAKNIKLMCLVAAPEGIKVIQDEHPDVDIFLAALDEKLNDHGYIVPGLGDAGDRLFGTK; this comes from the coding sequence ATGAGTGAGGTTTATGTCCTTGATCATCCGTTAATTCAGCATAAATTAACATACATCCGTGACGAACGTACGGGTACGAAAGAGTTTCGTGAGCTTGTTGATGAAGTAGCGGGGCTTATGGCTTTTGAAATTACACGTGATCTTCCATTACAAGAGGTAACGGTGAAAACGCCGGTTGCTGAAGCAACTATGAAGACGATCGCTGGGAAAAAATTAGGGCTAGTACCGATCCTTCGTGCAGGACTTGGAATGGTAGACGGAATCCTTAAACTTATTCCAGCAGCAAAAGTTGGACATGTTGGGCTTTACCGTGATCCTGAAACTTTAACACCGATCGAATACTACGTGAAGCTTCCTTCTGATGTAGAAGAGCGTGATTTCATTGTGATCGATCCGATGCTTGCAACAGGTGGATCTGCGGCAGCAGCGATTGAGTCTATTAAGAAACGCGGCGCGAAAAACATTAAGCTTATGTGTTTAGTGGCAGCTCCAGAAGGTATTAAAGTGATCCAAGACGAGCACCCTGATGTTGATATTTTCTTAGCAGCACTTGATGAAAAATTAAACGACCACGGCTATATCGTGCCAGGTCTAGGCGATGCTGGAGACCGTTTATTCGGAACTAAATAA
- a CDS encoding class F sortase translates to MKKSLASFLLGMLIVSGCSSGEDGVKSESSNQSAEPVKKQEQQEEVASSSTELTPPEGLKLKADTEGITPSVIEIPALEIITKIEKVGTLKNGQMGVPKGMDTVGWFGDGAKPGSPGNAVMAGHVDSKTGPAVFYKLEDLEKGDEVIVKDKEGKTLTFEVTGKEKYDRKNAPVDKIFDYSYGSKLNLITCTGNFNRDEGTHEERLVIYTELKADE, encoded by the coding sequence ATGAAAAAATCACTTGCAAGTTTTTTGCTAGGTATGCTGATCGTAAGCGGCTGTTCAAGTGGGGAGGATGGAGTCAAAAGTGAGAGCTCTAATCAATCTGCAGAACCTGTGAAAAAACAAGAGCAGCAGGAAGAAGTGGCATCCTCATCAACGGAACTGACACCGCCAGAAGGCTTAAAGTTAAAAGCTGATACAGAGGGGATCACACCTTCTGTGATTGAAATTCCAGCATTGGAAATCATCACTAAAATTGAAAAAGTGGGTACGCTAAAAAATGGTCAGATGGGTGTTCCAAAGGGAATGGACACCGTTGGCTGGTTTGGTGATGGAGCTAAGCCGGGATCACCAGGAAATGCTGTAATGGCAGGGCATGTTGACAGCAAGACGGGTCCAGCTGTTTTTTATAAGCTAGAAGACCTTGAAAAAGGCGATGAAGTGATCGTTAAGGATAAAGAGGGAAAAACATTAACCTTTGAAGTAACTGGCAAAGAAAAGTACGACAGAAAAAACGCTCCTGTTGATAAAATATTCGACTATTCGTATGGCAGCAAGCTGAACTTGATCACGTGTACCGGTAACTTTAATCGAGATGAAGGGACACATGAAGAGAGATTGGTTATCTATACAGAGTTGAAAGCGGATGAGTAA